A single Cyprinus carpio isolate SPL01 chromosome A20, ASM1834038v1, whole genome shotgun sequence DNA region contains:
- the LOC109053776 gene encoding C-C motif chemokine 3-like encodes MKPYCIFIASLVLFAFCSLARSEFSQGPNKCCFSFSNVKIPVKQVESYHTTHLECNRNGVIIITKAQREICVDPTEKWVQRLINLVDAQNMKEMSQSSSGDSD; translated from the exons ATGAAGCCCTACTGCATCTTCATCGCCAGCCTTGTGCTCTTTGCTTTCTGCTCACTGGCACGCAGTGAAT tcAGCCAAGGTCCCAATAAGTGCTGCTTTTCTTTTTCCAATGTAAAAATCCCAGTAAAGCAGGTTGAGAGTTATCATACTACACATCTTGAGTGCAACAGGAATGGTGTCAT TATCATCACAAAAGCCCAAAGAGAGATCTGTGTTGACCCAACAGAGAAATGGGTTCAGAGACTGATCAACTTGGTGGATGCTCAAAACATGAAGGAAATGTCACAAAGCAGCTCTGGAGACAGCGACTAA
- the LOC109097460 gene encoding C-C motif chemokine 3-like: MKPYCIFISCLVFFAFCSLARSEFSHGPDECCFSFSNVKIPVKQVKSYHTTHIECNSNGVIITTKAQRMICVDPTEKWVQRLINLVDDQKIKMSHSSSGDSD; the protein is encoded by the exons ATGAAGCCCTACTGCATCTTCATCTCCTGCCTTGTGTTCTTCGCTTTCTGCTCACTGGCACGCAGTGAAT TCAGCCATGGTCCCGATGAGTGCTGCTTTTCTTTTTCCAATGTAAAAATCCCAGTAAAGCAGGTTAAGAGTTATCATACTACACATATTGAGTGCAACAGTAATGGTGTCAT TATCACCACAAAAGCCCAAAGAATGATCTGTGTTGACCCGACAGAGAAATGGGTTCAGAGACTGATCAACTTGGTGGATGATCAAAAAATTAAGATGTCACACAGCAGCTCTGGAGACAGCGACTAA